One Malaclemys terrapin pileata isolate rMalTer1 chromosome 7, rMalTer1.hap1, whole genome shotgun sequence genomic region harbors:
- the QARS1 gene encoding glutamine--tRNA ligase: MAAGPDALSLFTAIGLSEPKARETLKNEALSALLREAVTQAQGILGPTVDKATGTLLYNVASRLKDQKRLPFLVGCITSKKIVTDLQLSAALEYVRSHPLDPIDTADFEHECGVGVVVTPEQIEEAVEAAINKHRAELLSERYRFNVGLLMGEARGRLRWADGKSIKNEVDLQVLHLLGPKTEADLEKKPKAGKAKPAEAEKQQKAVEENGEVTLETKSLMEQLRGEALKFHKPGENYKTEGYVITPHTMALMKQHLEITGGQVRTRFPPEPNGILHIGHAKAINFNFGYAKANGGVCFLRYDDTNPEKEEEKYFTAIRDMVEWLGYKPHAVTHASDYFDQLYAWAVELIRRGHAYVCHQRVEEIKGHNPPPSPWRDRPVEESLLLFEGMKKGKFEEGEATLRMKLVMEDGKLDPVAYRIKYMPHHRTGDRWCIYPTYDYTHCLCDSIEHITHSLCTKEFQARRSSYFWLCNALGVYCPVQWEYGRLNLLYTVVSKRKIIRLVEAGAVRDWDDPRLFTLTALRRRGFPPEAINNFCARVGVTVAQTTMEPHLLEACVREVLNERAPRAMAVLEPLRVTITNFPTQKALEVLVPNFPADETKGFHKVPFQATIYIEQSDFREVMDKGYKRLAPGQPVGLRHAGYVIAVQNVVKDASGQVMELEVTCTKSDAAEKPKAFIHWVSEPLVCEVRLYKRLFLHKNPEDPAEVPAGFLSDLNPDSLRVIDGALADRSVCFAKPLDKFQFERLGYFSVDPDSTEGKMVFNQTVTLKEDPGKV, from the exons atggcggCGGGGCCGGACGCGCTGAGTCTGTTCACGGCCATCGGCCTGAGCGAGCCCAAGGCTCGCGAGACCCTGAAGAACGAGGCGCTGAGCGCGCTGCTCCGGGAAGCGGTGACCCAG gcACAAGGAATCCTGGGCCCAACTGTTGACAAGGCGACTGGTACCCTCTTGTACAATGTGGCTTCCCGGCTTAAGGACCAAAAGCGTCTTCCTTTCCTTGTGGGCTGCATCACCAGCAAGAAGATCGTCACAGACTTGCAGCTCAGTG CTGCCCTGGAGTACGTGCGGAGCCACCCGCTGGACCCCATCGACACGGCAGACTTTGAGCATGAGTGTGGCGTGGGGGTGGTCGTGACCCCAGAGCAGATAGAGGAGGCC GTGGAGGCGGCCATTAACAAGCACCGAGCCGAGCTGCTATCGGAGCGGTACCGCTTTAACGTGGGGCTGCTGATGG GCGAGGCGCGTGGCAGGCTGAGGTGGGCGGATGGCAAGAGCATTAAGAACGAAGTGGATCTGCAG GTGCTGCACTTGCTGGGCCCAAAGACAGAAGCTGACCTGGAAAAGAAACCAAAG GCTGGGAAGGCCAAGCCGGCCGAGGCGGAGAAGCAGCAGAAGGCAGTGGAGGAGAACG GTGAAGTGACCCTGGAGACAAAGTCGCTGATGGAGCAGCTGAGGGGAGAAGCCCTCAAATTCCACAAGCCAG gtgAGAACTACAAGACAGAAGGCTACGTGATCACGCCCCACACCATGGCCCTGATGAAGCAGCACCTGGAGATCACCGGCGGGCAG GTGCGGACGCGGTTCCCTCCGGAGCCCAACGGGATCCTGCACATCGGCCACGCTAAAGCCATCAACTTCAACTTCGGCTACGCCAAG gccaacgggggcgtGTGCTTCCTGCGGTACGACGACACCAACcccgagaaggaggaggagaagtacTTCACCGCCATCCGGGACatggtggagtggctgg GCTACAAGCCGCATGCCGTGACGCATGCCTCGGACTACTTCGACCAGCTGTACGCGTGGGCCGTGGAGCTCATCCGGCG ggGCCACGCCTACGTCTGCCACCAGAGGGTAGAAGAAATCAAAGGCCACAACCCTCCGCCCTCCCCGTGGCGGGATCGGCCTGTGGAAGAGTCACTCCTCCTCTTCGAG GGGATGAAGAAGGGGAAGTTTGAGGAGGGGGAGGCCACACTGCGAATGAAGCTGGTAATGGAAGACGGGAAGCTGGACCCTGTCGCCTACCGCATCAAATACATGCCACACCACCGAACCGGGGACAGATG GTGCATCTACCCCACGTACGACTACACGCACTGCCTGTGCGACTCCATTGAGCACATCACCCACTCGCTCTGCACCAAAGAGTTCCAGGCCCG gcgctCCTCCTACTTCTGGCTGTGCAACGCGCTGGGCGTGTACTGCCCCGTGCAGTGGGAGTACGGGCGCCTGAACCTGCTCTACACCGTGGTCTCCAAGAGGAAGATCATCCGGCTGGTGGAGGCGGGCGCCGTCAG GGACTGGGACGACCCGCGGCTCTTCACGCTGACGGCCCTGCGCCGCCGAGGTTTCCCCCCCGAGGCCATCAACAACTTCTGTGCGCGG GTGGGGGTGACGGTGGCGCAGACGACGATGGAGCCCCACCTGCTGGAGGCGTGCGTGCGAGAGGTGCTGAACGAGCGCGCCCCCCGCGCCATGGCTGTGCTGGAGCCCCTCCGAGTCACCATCACCAACTTCCCCACCCAGAAG GCCCTGGAAGTTCTTGTGCCCAACTTCCCAGCCGACGAGACCAAGGGCTTCCACAAAGTCCCCTTCCAGGCCACCATCTACATCGAGCAGAGCGACTTCAGGGAG GTGATGGACAAAGGCTACAAGCGTCTGGCACCCGGCCAGCCAGTGGGGCTGAGACACGCCGGCTACGTCATTGCTGTCCAGAACGTCGTCAAg GACGCCAGCGGGCAGGTGATGGAGCTGGAGGTGACCTGCACCAAGTCGGACGCTGCGGAGAAGCCCAAAGCCTTCATCCACTGGGTGTCGGAGCCGCTGGTGTGCGAGGTGCGGCTCTACAAACGGCT GTTCTTGCACAAAAACCCCGAGGACCCTGCAGAGGTGCCAGCTGGATTCCTGAGTGACCTCAACCCC GACTCGCTGCGCGTGATCGACGGCGCCCTGGCTGACAGATCCGTCTGCTTCGCCAAGCCCTTGGACAAGTTCCAGTTTGAGCGGCTGGGCTACTTCTCGGTGGATCCCGACAGCACGGAGGGGAAG aTGGTGTTTAACCAGACGGTGACGCTGAAGGAGGACCCCGGCAAGGTGTGA